The following are encoded together in the Xiphophorus hellerii strain 12219 chromosome 3, Xiphophorus_hellerii-4.1, whole genome shotgun sequence genome:
- the LOC116717371 gene encoding C-X-C chemokine receptor type 3-like — protein MEAAVTSSDEHPWWSDLVDYLPDYYGNDSFYEDNSYEDGDVCDLTKSINFEAVFIPVLYSVVFVVGILGNGLLIAVLMKNRKTWSVTDTFILHLALADVLLLLLLPLWAVQSASLAGWPFGTPLCKITGAVFTVSLYCGIFLLACISVDRYLFIVHSTNMYTRRKPWVVQASCLVVWLVSLILSIPDWYFLEAVEDVRRSRTECVHNYLKIRPEYFYIVRMAARWLYHTMGFLLPSFVLMFCYSCILLQLGCGTKGLRKQRAFKVIIAVVAVFFLCWTPLNITLIVDTIHQNNDNGTACGTRTSLQIARLVTESLGYLHCSLNPILYAFVGLKFQHQLLNILRSMGCKLKTSLKSESSFWSESADASNAIDI, from the exons ATGGAAGCtgctgtgacatcatcagatgaACATCCATGGTGGAGTGATCTAGTAGATTATTTACCTGATTACTATGGCAACGATTCGTTTTATGAAGACAACAGTTACGAGGATGGTGATGTTTGTGACCTGACCAAGAGTATTAATTTTGAAGCGGTGTTCATCCCAGTTCTGTACTCGGTGGTGTTTGTTGTTGGAATCCTGGGAAATGGATTGTTGATAGCCGTGCTAATGAAGAACAGGAAGACCTGGAGCGTGACAGACACCTTCATCCTTCACCTGGCTTTGGCGGatgtcctgctgctgctgctgctgccgctctGGGCTGTACAGTCTGCAAGCCTGGCTGGATGGCCCTTTGGGACCCCGCTCTGCAAGATCACTGGAGCTGTTTTTACA GTCAGCTTGTATTGCGGGATTTTCCTCCTTGCCTGCATCAGCGTGGACCGCTACCTTTTCATCGTCCATTCTACCAATATGTACACTCGCAGGAAGCCCTGGGTGGTACAAGCCAGCTGCTTGGTGGTGTGGTTAGTCTCCCTTATCCTCTCCATCCCTGACTGGTACTTTTTAGAAGCCGTGGAAGATGTCAGACGAAGCAGAACAGAGTGTGTTCATAACTACCTTAAGATTAGACCAGAATATTTCTATATCGTGAGAATGGCAGCCCGGTGGCTGTACCACACTATGGGCTTCCTACTTCCTtcatttgttttgatgttttgctACTCCTGCATTCTGTTGCAGCTGGGGTGTGGCACCAAAGGCCTTCGAAAGCAGAGagctttcaaagtcataatagCTGTGgtggctgttttctttctctgctggACTCCACTTAATATCACACTCATTGTGGACACAATTCACCAAAACAACGATAACGGAACAGCATGTGGAACAAGAACATCTCTGCAGATAGCTCGGCTAGTGACTGAGAGTTTGGGATACCTTCACTGCAGCCTCAATCCTATCCTGTATGCCTTCGTAGGTCTGAAGTTTCAACATCAGCTGCTGAATATCCTGAGGTCTATGGGCTGCAAACTGAAGACAAGTTTAAAATCTGAATCTTCCTTTTGGTCTGAGTCAGCTGACGCCTCCAACGCCATTGACATTTGA
- the cxcr3.2 gene encoding C-X-C chemokine receptor type 3-2, with the protein MDSTTTADYYDGSDGVYDTDSPGTDEVIAPPCNPESIYGFAKNYSPIVYCLVFVLAVVGNVLVLCVIRRYRNSQSGGACAFSLTDTFLLHLAISDLLLAFTLPLFAVQWVNQWVFGTAVCKISGALFSLNRYSGILFLACISFDRYLAIVHAVRSGWKRSTCHAQFACAAIWVVCLGLSGVDIAFKQVVEVDLNDNERMQVCQVWFTDNPDQWQVSLQLVSLSLGFGLPLLVMLYCYVQIFRSLCNATRRQRRKSLRLIISLVSVFVICWAPYNCFQLADSLQKLRVVTGGCKFGHVLDIGILITESVGLSHCALNPLLYGFVGVKFRRELLKMCKEMLGQRGWVGIERLKERRSRKSTGSLTSADSEHTSYSVMI; encoded by the exons ATGGATTCAACGACAACAGCTGATTATTATGATGGT AGTGATGGCGTTTATGACACCGATTCTCCAGGAACTGATGAGGTGATTGCACCTCCATGCAATCCAGAGAGCATCTATGGTTTTGCGAAGAACTACTCCCCCATTGTGTACTGCCTGGTTTTTGTCCTGGCTGTTGTTGGCAATGTCTTGGTGTTGTGTGTGATCAGACGCTACAGAAACTCCCAGAGTGGAGGAGCCTGCGCCTTCTCCCTGACAGACACCTTCCTCCTGCACCTGGCCATTTCTGACCTCCTGCTGGCCTTCACTCTGCCCCTGTTTGCAGTGCAGTGGGTCAATCAGTGGGTGTTTGGCACAGCAGTTTGCAAGATTTCTGGTGCTCTCTTTTCTTTGAACCGCTACAGCGGCATCCTCTTCCTGGCTTGTATCAGCTTCGACCGTTACCTGGCCATCGTTCACGCCGTCAGGTCAGGGTGGAAACGCAGCACCTGCCACGCTCAGTTTGCATGTGCAGCCATTTGGGTGGTGTGCCTCGGCTTGAGCGGAGTTGACATTGCATTCAAACAAGTGGTGGAAGTGGACCTTAATGACAACGAGAGGATGCAGGTGTGCCAAGTGTGGTTCACAGATAATCCCGACCAGTGGCAGGTGAGCCTGCAGCTTGTCAGCTTGAGTCTGGGTTTTGGTCTTCCCCTGCTCGTCATGCTCTACTGCTACGTCCAGATCTTCAGGTCTCTGTGCAACGCCACTCGTCGTCAAAGGCGCAAGTCTCTCCGTCTCATCATCTCGTTGGTATCTGTGTTCGTCATCTGCTGGGCTCCGTACAACTGCTTCCAGCTGGCAGACAGCCTGCAGAAGCTGCGTGTGGTGACTGGGGGCTGCAAGTTTGGCCATGTGCTGGACATTGGGATTCTGATTACTGAAAGCGTGGGGCTTTCACACTGTGCCCTGAACCCTCTGCTGTACGGCTTTGTTGGGGTGAAGTTCAGGAGAgagctgctgaaaatgtgcaaGGAGATGCTTGGGCAGAGAGGCTGGGTGGGAATTGAAAGGTTGAAGGAGAGAAGATCTAGAAAGAGCACAGGATCTCTAACATCTGCAGACAGTGAACATACCTCCTACTCCGTCATGATCTGA
- the LOC116717729 gene encoding C-X-C chemokine receptor type 3-like has product MVILDGILNETQPSDYNYDYEFKDEDVDKAVWIPILFSILVIVGLLGNGLLLAVLAQKRRPWRISDSFILQLGVVDILLLLTLPLYAAHATQSCGWCSQTVLRVCGAFFKINLYVGAFLLVCICLDHYLSSIHAGRCRSHRTSLAILGCLLAWLISVTLTVLDGIFLVNTESMPGKALSAHSHPKTKVDWQLISRALHLGVGFLLPALIQIVFCSHIMIQRKSNRQIRIRPVLLILSLVGVFLLCWIPYNTTLFIDTISYTSKDFLKNFFVDHINSLKAAVKVTSAVSCISACVRPPLYFLFCGNFRKAVFSVLTCAKVECRSSLWELGMEAPHDQCRSEEEMNQMTSA; this is encoded by the exons ATGGTAATTTTGGATGGAATATTGAACGAGACTCAACCCTCCGACTATAACTATGACTACGAATTTAAAGATGAAGATGTCGATAAGGCAGTGTGGATCCCAATTCTGTTCTCCATATTGGTGATCGTTGGGTTGCTGGGGAATGGACTTCTCCTGGCAGTCCTGGCTCAGAAGAGGCGACCCTGGAGAATATCGGACAGTTTTATTCTCCAACTAGGAGTGGTGGACATCCTGCTGCTGTTGACCCTGCCCCTCTATGCTGCCCATGCCACTCAAAGCTGTGGATGGTGCTCACAGACTGTCCTCAGGGTCTGTGGAGCTTTTTTTAAG atCAACCTATATGTGGGGGCATTTCTTCTGGTTTGCATCTGCCTGGATCACTACCTGTCCTCCATACATGCCGGCCGGTGTAGAAGCCACAGAACCAGCTTGGCGATCCTGGGCTGTCTGCTGGCGTGGCTCATTTCTGTCACCCTTACTGTCCTGGATGGGATTTTTCTTGTCAATACTGAGTCAATGCCAGGAAAAGCCCTCTCTGCTCACTCTCACCCCAAAACTAAAGTTGACTGGCAGCTAATCTCACGTGCGCTCCACCTTGGAGTTGGCTTCTTGCTCCCTGCACTTATCCAAATTGTGTTCTGTTCCCACATCATGATACAACGCAAATCCAATCGCCAGATCAGGATAAGACCTGTTCTGCTCATCTTATCTCTGGTGGGAGTTTTCCTACTCTGCTGGATCCCATACAACACCACCCTCTTTATAGACACCATCTCCTACACATCGAAAGACTTtctcaaaaacttttttgtagATCATATTAATTCTTTAAAAGCAGCTGTGAAAGTCACCTCAGCTGTAAGCTGCATCAGTGCCTGCGTCAGGCCTCCtttatactttttgttttgtggaaaCTTCCGGAAAGCAGTATTCAGCGTCCTTACATGTGCAAAGGTTGAATGCAGGAGCTCACTGTGGGAGCTGGGCATGGAGGCGCCACATGACCAGTGTCGCTCAGAGGAGGAGATGAACCAGATGACGAGTGCATAA
- the LOC116717730 gene encoding C-X-C chemokine receptor type 3-like, whose protein sequence is MEAPVMSSDEEPWWHDYMDVLNNFNYSYDQDYEDDICDMTEYLNFANVLIPVVYSVVFVVGILGNGLLLGVLMKGRKVWSTTDILILHRAVADILLLVTLPFWAVASASDAGWVFGTFFCKVTGSVFTMNFYCGIFLLVCISVSYLLSILPSTKEFMKKKPWVVHACCVVVWILSILLSVPDWDFLESVTDSRGNTTMCVRNYAKRDLDGTSYKIVERWLYHILSFLFPSVVLVLCYLCILWQLRCRTRGFQKQRTFKVIIAIMAVFFLCWTPFNITLLMDTVEISNSSATECGKQTSLDRALTATSVLALIHCCLNPVLYFFLDVKYRQQLMSMWTKTSDSSVF, encoded by the exons ATGGAAGCtcctgtgatgtcatcagatgaAGAGCCATGGTGGCATGACTATATGGATGTCTTGAATAATTTCAACTATTCTTATGATCAAGACTATGAAGATGATATATGTGACATGACAGAGTATCTAAACTTTGCAAATGTGTTGATCCCAGTTGTGTACTCAGTGGTGTTTGTTGTGGGAATCCTGGGAAATGGATTGCTGCTGGGTGTACTGATGAAGGGCAGAAAGGTCTGGAGCACAACAGACATTTTGATCCTTCACCGAGCTGTGGCAGACATCCTGCTGCTGGTGACGCTGCCCTTCTGGGCTGTAGCGTCTGCCAGTGATGCCGGATGGGTGTTTGGGACGTTCTTCTGCAAGGTCACTGGAAGTGTTTTCACA atgaatTTCTATTGTGGGATTTTTCTCCTGGTTTGCATCAGTGTGAGCTACCTCCTCTCAATCCTTCCTTCTACCAAAGAGTTCATGAAGAAAAAGCCCTGGGTGGTTCATGCCTGCTGTGTGGTGGTGTGGATCCTCTCCATTCTCCTCTCCGTCCCTGACTGGGACTTTTTAGAAAGTGTGACAGATTCAAGAGGAAATACCACCATGTGTGTTCGTAATTATGCAAAACGTGACTTGGATGGCACTTCCTATAAGATAGTTGAGCGATGGCTGTACCACATATtgagttttttgtttccttcagttgtcCTGGTCCTCTGCTACTTGTGCATCCTGTGGCAGCTGCGGTGTCGCACCAGAGGcttccaaaaacaaagaacCTTCAAAGTCATAATAGCTATTATGgcagttttctttctctgctggACACCGTTCAATATTACCCTTTTGATGGACACAGTTGAAATAAGCAACAGTAGTGCAACAGAATGTGGAAAGCAAACATCTCTGGACAGAGCTCTAACTGCAACTTCTGTTTTGGCTCTCATCCACTGCTGCCTAAATCctgttttgtacttttttctaGATGTTAAGTATAGGCAACAGCTGATGAGCATGTGGACCAAGACATCTGACAGCTCGGTTTTTTAA
- the cnfn gene encoding cornifelin homolog has protein sequence MAIQSNVVTSQPTQYTVTTGRSSDWSTNVCDCCDDCGICLCGAFIPCILGCKVAQDNRDSCCLPFLPGAMIALRTSIRSKYNIEGSVCDDWVVMACLPLCGLCQMAREQKMRG, from the exons ATGGCAATCCAGTCTAACGTTGTTACCTCTCAACCTACCCAGTACACAGTAACAACCGGACGTTCTTCAGACTGGAGTACAAATGTGTGCGACTGCTGTGATGACTGTGGCATCT GTCTATGTGGAGCATTTATCCCATGCATCCTTGGTTGTAAAGTGGCTCAGGATAATAGGGATAGCTGCTGTCTACCTTTCCTCCCAGGTGCCATGATTGCTTTAAGAACAAGCATACGCAGCAAATACAATATTGAG GGCTCTGTGTGTGACGACTGGGTGGTCATGGCCTGCCTGCCTTTATGTGGACTGTGTCAGATGGCGAGAGAGCAGAAGATGAGAGGATAA
- the tlr21 gene encoding toll-like receptor 21, with protein sequence MATLNYQLGLLGLFLCAVQLISSYSFKSCIADPYYILTSFKCQNRNNTKIIDIVKDLPESAVNLTASFNPVQNIPNNSFAHLPNLQYLSLDKNQLNTIDPLAFQTLHQLKHLNLSFNNLSHLSPSLFEDLHNLTTLSLTNNVLKVLPEDIFSNAANLKTLNLRNNNLTHFAAVVKSVSHLTNLTILDLSSNNLTSLSDLNISLPQSLRVLNLCRNNLHTLGCNPSLLRFIQVLDLSFNSKLSTTAFEGVDLRNVKILQLRSTSVKAVELLNISNINAGHVVFSGMGLKNDSLLVDLCTMLRRKLSWIKNIDLTHNGIHNTTNVSMSVCPKIIGALDLSNNDLKKVHCLDFLGKQVSIKKFNAEHNHITSLESCKKTHFNNLKELSYRYNRILSVNGYAFSHMPKIEMLQLNINNVAFLHRKALRGLKNLKTLRLDNNLLTDLFNDTFKDNYNLQILNLRNNRISVIFNGTFMNLRNLTTLDLGGNKITQIHSSGLDGLKSLSKFYLDGNNLKQIDSSLYRAFQDTLTVLDLQKNLIHFYKKSVISPFVKLRKLRDLKLDSQRNYGLVVLPQNFFKGLHSLQSLYLTNNKIDFLPPEAFDDLTSLKFLTLDNCCVGVAQLKPGVFKNVRNLTRLVVENMGIQNFSKDVFGNLTQLRMLQLNRNVMQSISVDALESLPKLQYLDMRNVPLSCTCKNSLLQNYTVNNPNVQIVYLYEMKCQADKKFKFHNFDTKVCYIDQGKYLFFSTAVVIFLFTVSPLLYVKLYWKIKYSYYVFRSWFSDHWSRLREKEEKCTYDAFISYNFSDEEWVMNQLLPNLEGNGSSFKLCLHHRDFEVGRYIVDNIVTAVYSSRKTICVVSKNFLQSEWCSLEIQLASYRLFDEHRDVLLLVFLEPISERQLSSYHRMRKVMLKKTYLQWPGPDCTDPSQAQELFWSQLRRAIRAGNRLETEENDTDEDFARTSNETGNYKKLLSDDEDYLQP encoded by the coding sequence ATGGCCACTCTGAATTATCAGCTTGGGCTGCTTGGACTTTTTCTGTGTGCAGTTCAACTCATCAGCAGCTACAGCTTTAAAAGCTGCATTGCAGATCCATACTATATCCTGACAAGTTTCAAATGCCAAAAtcgaaacaacacaaaaataattgatATAGTAAAAGATCTCCCGGAATCCGCTGTCAATCTCACAGCTTCTTTCAACCCTGTGCAGAACATTCCCAACAACAGCTTTGCTCATTTACCAAACTTGCAGTATCTCAGTTTGGATAAGAACCAGCTGAATACTATTGATCCTTTGGCTTTTCAGACACTGCATCAACTTAAGCATCTAAATTTGTCCTTTAACAATTTGTCACACCTCAGCCCTTCATTGTTTGAGGACCTGCATAACCTCACCACCCTCTCGCTgacaaacaatgttttaaaggtatTGCCTGAAGACATTTTCTCCAATGCTGCTAATCTAAAAACCTTAAATCTCAGGAATAACaatcttactcattttgctgcagtTGTGAAGTCTGTATCACATCTAACAAATCTAACGATCTTAGATCTTTCCTCCAACAACTTGACTTCACTCAGTGATTTAAATATATCTCTACCACAATCCCTCAGAGTTTTAAACCTATGTAGAAACAATCTGCATACTTTGGGATGTAATCCATCACTCCTCAGATTCATCCAGGTGCTTGATCTGTCATTTAATTCAAAGCTTTCCACGACAGCTTTCGAAGGAGTGGATTTGAGAAACGTAAAGATTCTCCAGTTGCGGTCAACAAGTGTCAAGGCAGTGGAGCTTTTAAACATCAGCAACATCAATGCAGGTCATGTTGTTTTCTCAGGGATGGGTCTAAAGAATGACAGTCTACTTGTGGATTTATGCACAATGCTGAGAAGAAAGCTGAGTTGgattaaaaatatagatttaacACATAATGGCATTCATAATACAACAAATGTTTCCATGTCCGTTTGCCCTAAGATCATTGGAGCTTTGGATTTATCCAACAATGATCTGAAAAAAGTACACTGCTTGGACTTTTTAGGCAAACAAGTCAGTATCAAGAAGTTTAATGCGGAGCACAACCATATTACTTCACTCGAAAGCTGTAAAAAGACCCATTTTAACAACTTAAAAGAACTGAGCTACCGTTACAATCGCATCCTCTCAGTCAATGGATATGCTTTCAGTCACATGCCAAAGATTGAGATGCTACAgctaaacataaataatgttgCTTTTCTCCATCGCAAAGCCCTAAGAGGGCTGAAAAATCTTAAGACCCTCCGACTGGACAATAACCTCCTTACTGATTTGTTTAATGACACATTTAAAGATAATTACAACCTGCAAATACTCAATCTACGCAACAATCGCATTTCTGTCATATTTAATGGGACTTTTATGAACCTAAGAAATCTAACTACATTGGACCTTGGAGGTAATAAGATCACCCAAATACATTCTTCTGGCCTTGATGGGTTAAAAAGTCTTTCAAAATTCTACCTAGATGGAAACAACCTGAAACAAATTGACTCGTCACTCTACCGTGCATTCCAAGACACACTTACAGTGCtggatttacaaaaaaatctcattcatttctacaaaaaaagtgtcatttcacCATTTGTAAAACTCCGCAAACTCAGAGATCTGAAACTGGACAGCCAGAGAAATTATGGCCTTGTTGTTTTACCTCAAAATTTTTTCAAAGGACTCCACTCGCTACAATCTTTGTACCTCACCAAcaacaaaatagattttcttcCTCCCGAAGCTTTTGATGATCTGACAAGCTTAAAATTCCTCACACTGGATAACTGTTGTGTTGGAGTGGCCCAATTAAAACCAGGAGTCTTCAAGAATGTCAGAAATTTGACCAGGTTGGTTGTAGAAAATATGGGAATTCAGAACTTCTCCAAGGATGTATTTGGGAATCTTACACAGCTACGCATGCTTCAGCTAAATCGTAATGTGATGCAGAGCATTTCTGTAGATGCTCTTGAGAGTTTACCTAAACTCCAGTATCTTGACATGCGTAATGTCCCTCTTAGCTGTACCTGCAAAAACAGCCTTCTGCAAAATTACACAGTAAATAACCCAAATGTTCAGATAGTCTATCTCTATGAAATGAAATGTCAAGCggataaaaaattcaaatttcacAACTTTGATACAAAGGTTTGCTATATTGATCAAGGAAAGTATCTGTTTTTCAGCACTGCAGTTGTGATCTTTCTATTTACAGTCTCTCCTTTactttatgtcaaactgtacTGGAAAATCAAGTACAGCTACTATGTGTTCCGCTCCTGGTTTAGTGATCACTGGAGCAGACTCAGGGAGAAGGAGGAAAAGTGCACATATGATGCTTTCATCTCCTATAATTTCTCTGATGAGGAGTGGGTCATGAATCAGTTGTTGCCCAACTTGGAGGGAAATGGATCGTCTTTTAAGCTCTGCCTGCATCACAGGGACTTTGAGGTGGGTCGCTACATTGTGGACAACATCGTCACTGCAGtgtacagcagcagaaaaaccaTTTGTGTTGTGAGCAAAAACTTCCTCCAGAGTGAGTGGTGCTCTCTGGAAATCCAGCTCGCAAGTTACAGGCTCTTCGATGAACACCGAGACGTCCTTCTGCTTGTGTTTCTGGAGCCAATTTCTGAGAGGCAGCTGTCATCCTACCACCGCATGAGGAAAGTTATGTTGAAAAAGACCTATCTTCAGTGGCCTGGCCCTGACTGCACTGATCCCTCACAGGCCCAAGAGCTGTTCTGGAGTCAGTTACGCAGGGCAATCAGAGCAGGCAACAGACTGGAAACCGAAGAAAATGACACAGATGAAGACTTTGCTCGAACCAGCAATgaaacaggaaattataagAAACTCTTATCGGACGATGAAGATTATTTGCAACCTTAA